From a single Apium graveolens cultivar Ventura chromosome 2, ASM990537v1, whole genome shotgun sequence genomic region:
- the LOC141704100 gene encoding uncharacterized protein LOC141704100, with protein sequence MATLWRPKEGVEIHDLGGQRYSFVFYHVFDMQNVIEGDPWIFEQSLLLLHELKEQEDPSQVLLNKMDIWVQIYDLPRGMISEKIIQSIGNSVGVVVKTDPLNMQGLWKPYMRVRVTMDIGKPLKRRMKLKREGDTWSWINFKYERLSTFCFVCGLLGHSERDCDIVYANPEKVIDRAYGVWLRAPNKNAKNQNTGSKWLRNGPDGG encoded by the coding sequence ATGGCTACATTATGGAGACCAAAAGAAGGGGTAGAGATACATGATTTGGGAGGCCAACGATATTCATTTGTATTCTACCATGTGTTTGATATGCAGAATGTTATAGAGGGAGACCCCTGGATATTTGAACAGAGTTTACTGTTGTTGCATGAATTAAAAGAACAGGAAGATCCCAGTCAAGTTTTGTTAAACAAGATGGACATCTGGGTCCAGATTTATGACTTACCAAGGGGGATGATTTCAGAGAAGATAATTCAAAGTATAGGCAATTCTGTTGGAGTGGTTGTCAAAACAGACCCTCTAAATATGCAGGGTTTATGGAAGCCGTATATGAGGGTTCGTGTAACAATGGACATTGGTAAGCCTTTGAAACGAAGGATGAAGCTCAAGCGAGAAGGTGATACTTGGAGTTGGATTAACTTTAAATACGAAAGATTGAGTACCTTCTGCTTCGTATGTGGTTTATTGGGGCATTCTGAAAGAGATTGTGATATAGTGTATGCTAATCCTGAGAAGGTAATTGATAGGGCATACGGCGTATGGTTACGGGCACCAAACAAGAATGCTAAAAATCAGAATACGGGATCAAAATGGTTAAGGAATGGTCCAGACGGAGGTTAG